Within Deltaproteobacteria bacterium, the genomic segment GATTCTCATAGAAGTAATGGAATGTCTGTTCAATATATAAGACCATTAACAAAGGGCTTGCATCGTTACAGGCTCTCTATCTCATACCAATAGCGGGCGTTTTCCAGGGTCTTTAACCCTTTCCCGCCCATCCAGAGTCCGATGACCTTTTGATCGCGCCAGTGCTTTTCGATATCAAACTCCCGGGCATAGCCGTAGGAACCCATGAAATCCATGGCCCGGCTGCAGGCCCGTTCTACGACATTGTTGGCATACAAGGCCAATCCCCTGGTTTTGAGCAGAAACCGTTCATCCCAGGGGTCCCAGCCGTAGATCTCCGGATGGTCCAGTTCCCTGGTGTAGGCCCACATCCAGGCCGAAGTGGATTCGAGGCTTATGGCTATTTCTGAAAGCATATCGGCCACCAGGCTATGCTCCTTGAGGGGTTTGCCGGCGATCACCCTTTCCGAGGTCCATTTTTTGATGATTTCATAAACGTTTTTCATGATGCCGACACACATGGCCGTAGAACCGATATTGCCCATGGTGATGGCCCGCCTCCAGTACTTGAGATCGTCTCCGGGACCATGGAGCCGGTATCTTTTGGGCACCCGGACATGATCGAACCAGACATCGGTGTTCATATCGGCATTCATACCGCACTTCTGGTAGGGATTACCGACCGAGACCCCCGGGGAATCGGCCGGGACCAGGATCAGGGCGAAATCATTTGGATCCGAAGATCCTTTTTTCGTGGAACAGACCACAATGTAAAGATCCCCCACCTTGCCTGAGTTGGTGGGCCATATCTTATGTCCGTTGATGACCCATTCATCGCCATCGAGCTGGGCCGTGGTCTGGATGGTTTTGCCTTTCATCCGGCCGATATTTTCTATATCGGCCCCGCTCGAGGGTTCCGTCATGGCATGGCAGCCGACGTATAGTTCCTCGCCGCAAAATTTTGGTCCGAATTCCAGACACAACTCCATGTTCCGGTGGGGTTTGAGCAGGATAGGCATTAAACCCCAGATCGAACAGATACAGGCTGTACACAATCCCGAGTCGATCCTGGCCAGCTCCTCACAAATAACACTGGTCAGGGCCATAGGTTCCGGCATGTCCGTCCCCCCGGCCTCGGCCGGAAAGAAAGCGGCATTAATGCCCAGATCAACCAAAACCTCCTTCATGATTGGCTCAACCAGTTTATGCTCCCGCCAGTCCTCATCGATCTGCTGCCTAATGGGCAGATATCTTTCATCCCCCCACCGCCTGAGCACCCGGCCGAGATCCGATACGAAATCAGAAACCCATTCCTTCGGCCTGATAAAATCATCGATATTCGGCATCCTTTTTCTCTCCTTTCATTTGAGAGTTAACAGCCAACGACCTTATTTTCCAGGACGGCCCCTTCTACCCCTGACCTGAAGAAATCTCTCCCTTTTTTGATTCGGGCCGGATTATCATGGAAAAAAATGGTTTTGAAAATCCGTAAAACTATGTATTTTGAGCTGGGGTAGATATGTAGTTTTCCATAGGTCAGGTGCCCAGGATATTTCCCTTTTCTTTTTCACAATTGCGGACTATGGTTCAATAAGAAGGTGGAGAAGGTGTGGAGTCATTGCCCAGGAATTTTGGAGGCGAAACGGATATGGAAATCAG encodes:
- a CDS encoding acyl-CoA/acyl-ACP dehydrogenase, which encodes MPNIDDFIRPKEWVSDFVSDLGRVLRRWGDERYLPIRQQIDEDWREHKLVEPIMKEVLVDLGINAAFFPAEAGGTDMPEPMALTSVICEELARIDSGLCTACICSIWGLMPILLKPHRNMELCLEFGPKFCGEELYVGCHAMTEPSSGADIENIGRMKGKTIQTTAQLDGDEWVINGHKIWPTNSGKVGDLYIVVCSTKKGSSDPNDFALILVPADSPGVSVGNPYQKCGMNADMNTDVWFDHVRVPKRYRLHGPGDDLKYWRRAITMGNIGSTAMCVGIMKNVYEIIKKWTSERVIAGKPLKEHSLVADMLSEIAISLESTSAWMWAYTRELDHPEIYGWDPWDERFLLKTRGLALYANNVVERACSRAMDFMGSYGYAREFDIEKHWRDQKVIGLWMGGKGLKTLENARYWYEIESL